One genomic window of Chelonoidis abingdonii isolate Lonesome George chromosome 5, CheloAbing_2.0, whole genome shotgun sequence includes the following:
- the SOWAHB gene encoding ankyrin repeat domain-containing protein SOWAHB, with protein sequence MARELSQEALLDFLCQAGGRVTNAALLGHFKRFLRDPAPAEQVQRRREQFKSLVNSVATVQQEAGGGPKYVVLRKRYRDLLDEELGPPAAEPPPGPGRCQGQGLAGASPGKEAAPPAAQPGSGAGSPGGQGSGARCAARAHAGLQEQQCPAPRGRLPRDHPRVCPGGAGRGAPSLPQANSGRQGAEPPPAPAWAAGGQGQPPERCAQCPELRRADLRALPGAPCAPAGLQQQWIQEWVERSRDAGQATWDSCSAPRSPDGTCPGPAPPLLEAGWRFPPPIFMSIRCQLALQDLEDFVEQASPGSEEGSGGGTGSEGSESLQEAGDRGASPAGGADKVPRDPGALDSHCQQLSNGAPSDRSQRRANGQVVEVNGTVPCPRHSFRSKSAHGSSRVSSSEDELRDQDQGRRGRRPRRSRKMAKGAILASPGVNTPITFQYLGSVQRQICRPTEEMLPVPQMSLDSRPSSVPLDPREHNWIVMVAAGSWVQVRALFLEDPQLALQRDFISGYTALHWIAKHGASQVLQDLVSGAEKAGTPLDVNVKSSCGYTPLHLAAIHGHQRIMKLLIQKLNSKVNVRDSSGKRPWQYLSSSTSGEMWQLLGAPKGKTIFPTQPLVRHCSPPRKAKSQEVARSISRKTSLAACLKPKHMKWKMATKYPALREQEEYSD encoded by the coding sequence ATGGCCAGGGAGCTGAGCCAGGAGGCGCTGCTGGATTTCCTCTGCCAGGCTGGGGGGCGAGTGACCAACGCCGCCTTGCTAGGGCACTTCAAGCGCTTCCTGCGGGACCCCGCGCCGGCCGAGCAGGTGCAGCGGCGCCGGGAGCAGTTCAAGAGCCTGGTGAACTCGGTGGCCACGGTGCAGCAGGAGGCGGGCGGCGGCCCCAAGTACGTGGTGCTGAGGAAAAGGTACCGGGACCTGCTGGACGAGGAGCTGGGGCCACCTGCCGCGGAGCCGCCGCCAGGGCCCGGGCGgtgccaggggcagggcctcgcCGGTGCGTCCCCAGGGAAGGAGGCGGCTCCTCCAGCCGCCCAGCCAGGGAGCGGAGCGGGCTCCCCGGGAGGCCAGGGCAGCGGGGCGCGCTGCGCTGCCCGGGCGCACGCCGGGCTCCAGGAGCAGCAGTGCCCAGCACCCCGCGGCCGCCTCCCCCGCGATCATCCCCGTGTCTGCCCGGGCGGAGCTggccggggggctcccagcctcccccaggctAACTCCGGGAGGCAGGGAGCGGAGCCGCCTCCTGCCCCGGCTTGGGCCGCTGGCGGGCAGGGgcagcccccagagcgctgcgcccAGTGTCCGGAGCTGCGCCGGGCTGACCTGCGCGCCCTCCCCGGGGCGCCCTGCGCTCCCGCcgggctccagcagcagtggaTCCAGGAGTGGGTGGAGAGGAGCCGGGATGCGGGGCAGGCGACCTGGGACAGCTGCTCCGCTCCTCGCTCGCCCGACGGCACCTGCCCTGGCCCGGCCCCGCCGCTCCTCGAGGCAGGGTGGAGATTCCCCCCGCCCATCTTCATGAGCATCCGGTGCCAGCTGGCCCTGCAGGACCTGGAGGATTTCGTGGAGCAGGCGAGCCCGGGGAGTGAAGAGGGTAGTGGGGGTGGCACTGGCAGTGAGGGGAGCGAGTCTCTGCAGGAGGCGGGGGATAGGGGTGCCAGCCCCGCCGGGGGAGCAGACAAAGTGCCCAGGGACCCAGGGGCGCTAGACTCacactgccagcagctcagcaATGGGGCACCCAGCGACCGCAGCCAGCGCAGAGCCAACGGGCAGGTAGTGGAGGTGAATGGTACCGTGCCCTGCCCCCGCCACTCCTTCAGGAGCAAGAGCGCCCACGGGAGCAGCAGGGTGTCCTCCTCCGAGGATGAGTTGAGGGACCAGGACCAGGGGAGGAGAGGCCGGCGCCCACGGAGGTCCAGGAAGATGGCCAAGGGAGCAATATTGGCTTCCCCAGGTGTGAACACTCCCATCACTTTCCAGTACTTGGGCTCTGTGCAAAGACAGATTTGTAGGCCCACAGAGGAGATGCTGCCAGTTCCCCAGATGTCTCTGGACTCCAGGCCCTCCTCCGTGCCCCTAGACCCCAGGGAACACAACTGGATCGTCATGGTGGCTGCTGGCTCCTGGGTGCAGGTCCGGGCCCTCTTCCTGGAAGATCCCCAGCTTGCTTTGCAGAGGGACTTTATCTCAGGCTACACCGCCCTTCACTGGATCGCCAAACATGGAGCCAGCCAAGTGCTCCAGGACTTGGTCAGCGGGGCTGAGAAAGCGGGCACCCCCCTGGATGTGAACGTGAAATCCAGCTGTGGCTACACCCCATTGCACCTAGCGGCCATCCATGGACACCAGAGGATCATGAAGCTGCTGATCCAGAAACTGAACTCCAAGGTCAATGTGCGGGACAGCAGTGGGAAGAGGCCTTGGCAATACCTGAGCAGCTCAACCTCTGGAGAAATGTGGCAGCTGCTGGGCGCTCCCAAGGGCAAGACAatcttccctacccagcccttaGTCAGACACTGCTCACCCCCTAGAAAGGCCAAGAGCCAAGAAGTGGCCAGGAGCATCAGCAGGAAAACCTCCCTTGCGGCCTGCCTGAAACCAAAGCACATGAAATGGAAAATGGCTACCAAGTACCCTGCCctgagggagcaggaggagtaTAGCGACTGA